TAGATTAGAGTTTGAGAGACTGTTAGGGTGCATTTAAAATTGAGTTACTAAACTGtgatgaaaagaaagagaggagagaTTTGAggttaattgaaattattagtcCAAAAATAACATGTTCAGTTCTTACATTCCAAATGTAAAATGTTTGGTGTTAGTGCAATTTTAACACTTGCCCAGAATTGAAAAACTTTAACATCAGACAAGTAGGATAGGAAAAAGCAGAtgaacaaacaaacaaatgaaGTAGTAAGAAACATTAATCTCATTCTTGAACTCAAGAGCCTTTGCTGATATATAACAGACTCTTCATTAACTACTGTCtcactaaattaattaaaaatagtgaaTCAATCAGTAATACTCAGTTATACATGAACGGAggacataaaaaataagtacacTTTTGATCGATTTTTCCGGATGTTTGTCCTGAGCACACAACGATGTCTAACCGGTTGATAACGCTCTCAACCAGTGCATCAGGCTAATGAGCGTGTCAGAGGACCCGAAATTTCATATACACATGTAAACAAAATAAGTCTCATGATGAATAGAAAGTGAAagtaaaaaaggaaaattcactgcaataattttgatcttcaTGGTTTCTTCTGCAGGGGACATACCAAACAGAAGACTCGCAGGAACGGTCATCAGACATGTTCCTGGTGAGGAGTTGGCTGTGAAGGAGCCGTCTGTGAAGCCGTTGCTGGTGTCGAGGCGACAAGGAGGCCTCGGCTTTGTGCTGACTGGACCACAATTGCAAACTGGGTCGCTGCGAGAGCCGCAGCCCAGCCTCCTGGCTGAGGATGGTTAGAAACACAGATGACAGAAGCTGGTTTATATCTGTGGCAAAGTCTTGGGGTGTTCTTTTCTTGGATGAAAATAATGCATAATCAAGAGGTAAAGAGGTGGAATTGTTATCGGGTGATATACCTGTCTTTGCCTTCTGCGTTGCAAGATACTGATGGCCCAGATCATGATGTAGCAAGGCAAGAGGAAGCCAACAGCTCGAAGCAAGAAGAGCTGCAGTATTATCGAGTACTCAGCATAATTCACAATCATACTAACCATGGTGGAGAGAGTTTAACAGTAGAAtgtaaataacataattagtTCATATGAACTTACGGAGAAGAAAGTCGATGCATCTTCCTCTCCTTCTCCATCTCCATCATCAGTAATGGACAGAGCATGCCTCAGTAGCAGAAGAGCCATTAACTGTCAATTAAAACACCAAAAGTTACATGTCTTATTGAATGGGGTTTCTAGAGCAATAGTTCAGAAAATTTTCACAGGAACAGTTACTATAAGATTCAAACATAAGTCAACTTCTCCAATGATCGCTCATAATAACTCAAACCTCAAAGGATGAAGCATTATTAGAGTGTATGGTGAAAATTGCAGTAGTGAAAGATCTAAATCCAACTTTCAGGTTATATACAGGTCCCTGAATCATTTGGTTCCATGAGCACTACAACTCTATATCAACTGCTTCAAATTCTAATGTATGGCAAGCACTCAGTGAAATAGAGTGATGGTGGAGGCTCAAAAGAGGAAAGCCTTGAAGCAACAGTCTCATGGCAAAAATCCACCATGTTGCGGCCagcatttttatatcaattcgATTTCCCAGGGGAAGGATAAAAGGATATCTTTGCCATTGTATCAGAAGAGACCTAAAAGAACATTTTCATTCaacatcattttcttcttgaaactctCAATCATGTACACAGTAGTCACCAGAAAATGACGAATGGCAATAATGAATTTGCAATGGTAAAGGCTTACAATTAGAGCAGCTGAACGGCAAAACGCAGCACCACTGCTGTTAGTACCATTATACTCATCGTAATCAGCTTCAAACAACTGACGTTCAGCCTCAGCAATTGCCAGGAGACGGGGATCATGCATATCCAGTGGCGTGCCCGAAATTTGCCACACTCCCctggaaacaaaattgaagaaactaAATGACAACAAGATCCTTAGTGATGGTCACAGGATCTTCGACGTtaacataaaaatgaagaacaaggtttcttcttttaaaattgCTACTGCAGCTGTTCTGTATCTCATTATCAAGCAAGAAAAAGTTGCAAGAATTAAAATTCCACATGCATGAGTTTGAcacattaaaacaaaaatctacCCAATATCAATGGTAGTCTCATCAGATGGAGGACGTGGAGGAGCTGTATAACCAGGTTGATATGACTGCACAACAAAGTAAAGAATGTGTCATCGTACTGATAGACTATAATATCAGcagtataaataaaacaaaatgacttctaatattgaaaaatctaTTGTATCATATGCTTCAACTGTGAAAGTATCTTGTGAATTGTCAAAGAAGTTGAGTCAGTTGACTACTCTCTACCTGATTATAAAACCTAGTTACAACAGACCACTATTTCCCTATGATAATTATTTCCCTGCCGCAGGTCTAACCATAACCTTCTGCCCTGATTCACATTCATGCGCCATAACTTGGAGattcaaattatcaaaaaaggTAGACGGTGATTTTAGTACACCTAGTATTTTTAAGGCAATTTGTAAGGATATGCACCAATAGCACAGGGAAAAACAAGTAAACAAGATGCAATATATGGAGTGGAACTTCCATTATTTCATATGAGAAcataagattttaattttcaacataTCCAAGACAGCCGGATGTCTATTTTCAGGTTTTCATGATCTATAcgtttataataaataacctTCCAAATGTTAACTTTTTTCTGCAAACTGTATCAGAATATTCAGATTGCCATGACTGATAatttatcaacaaaaagaCCACTTCTAATAACTAGGTCTGCTGAAAATTGTCCTGGTATCAACCAGTTCCATGACTAGTAAATTGATCgtaaagaaaaattctaatgATCAATTTTTCCTGTAATTGGAAAACCTAGAAAGTTTCCTATGAGAGAACATTTCGAATTTAGAAAGCATCAACACTTGTCGTAAGTGGCCAAAATAGACATTTAAGTAAAATGGGGACATAAATCAACTTCTCCaatgatcaatttttgaattatcttATTTAACCTTGGTGGCACTAATACAACATTAGCACATAGGCAAAGGTATAAGGAGTAATGTACATGCCTGATGACAAATCTCACAAGTAATGTCTCCCTTCTCATTGCACCAGTACTGAACGCATTTCCTGTGAGCATACTGTGACAGAAAAGGTctcagaaaaataataaaccaGACCATTTAAACAAATGAATACCCTGACGAGAAAATGTCAGGTGGGAGGAAAAGTTCTTCCATATTTGAGACTGGCAAAAGGATAACCTAAATATTGCATGCAGTTGCACAAGATTATGAGCAA
This region of Sesamum indicum cultivar Zhongzhi No. 13 linkage group LG4, S_indicum_v1.0, whole genome shotgun sequence genomic DNA includes:
- the LOC105159964 gene encoding uncharacterized protein LOC105159964, with translation MGENLVVNVNQLPKSEAGEPSQQVPLAVGCGPNGKKPEMVGSSSSMASEDDKVVVIVDNEVADEEAPLIGMGECRICQEEDSLTNLESPCACSGSLKYAHRKCVQYWCNEKGDITCEICHQSYQPGYTAPPRPPSDETTIDIGGVWQISGTPLDMHDPRLLAIAEAERQLFEADYDEYNGTNSSGAAFCRSAALILMALLLLRHALSITDDGDGEGEEDASTFFSLFLLRAVGFLLPCYIMIWAISILQRRRQRQVYHPITIPPLYLLIMHYFHPRKEHPKTLPQI